TATGAAATTAATAATTAGGAAATCAAACTGAACCAataagaaaaattgataaaattaagTACTGAAATCGAACAAGAATAATAAAAAGGATTTTAAAATAAAGAATAATAGTAATAGTATATCAAGAGTAACAGTTGATTCTCTTAGATATTATGATGGCTATATATTTTCCAGGCGGATTGCGGATGCATTgatcatgaaaaaaatatatttcctaTTCCTCTTGCGAAGTTTAAAGCGAGGTTCCATAATCACTTTGTTCTATAAGTCAAAATTACTGGaaatgacaataattttttggATTGACAGGCAAATGAAAAACCACTCTTTTTCATCGAAACAAAAGCAACTGTAATTGGATGGATTAGAATACAGCAGTAATGAAaggaaataaaagaaaaatcagCAACTCATCATTTATTCTCAAAACAAATGTTCAGTTTTCAACAGGAAAAAATATTATCACAACTTCTACATATACATTATGTTCTACCACCAAACATATCTCATCAGAATAAAATCTTATAAATGtgaaaaaatctaaaaaaattcaaaaatctaatTCGTACTGTTTTTgttcatattgaaaatttatCAGATCTGTGGTTAAACTAAGCAGCTTCTGCAAATCCAACTCTATTATTTCCCAGATCGAATTCGGTGTAAAAGCGACCAATGAAAATATCCCCTAAGATCCATAGCGGTCCACGTGGTGGTGGAATATCGATTCCCATAAATCCAGAAAGGCAGATACTTTTTCCCATGGCAGACACCTGCAAattaatttaaatattttttcctcatatgtgattatttttcatatattttttattttttacatttttaatttttataaattttttttcttattttcaacaaattaattcagCCTTGAAGACGTGAAAACATGTTGACCAATTAATAAAATATTCCGACAAAATTGGGATAAaaacaagaaatattttttcaagtgttataatttttgatttttatattttctgcattttcatattttatgttattttcattttcaatttgagTGAAaccattattttaattttatattttaaattttttatatacatagattataattttttattttttaaattttttgaatttttatatatatctttaatttttaaatttttttcatttttcattttcaatatattaattCTATTGATCTATTGTCAGATAATTTATAGTTCATAAGAAATACTCACAGCCAAAATATAGTCTTTTCCCTCAAGTGTGAAGTCTTTTCCGCCCAAATTGAAAGTGATTTGAGGCAGCTTTGGAATATCATCACACTGAACGATATAATTTCCAGCCATCGAAGTTGCACCAATGAgctcattgatttttttcacctCGTCCAGGGGACCTGCGATCAAGCTGGTACCGGTGTCAGCAATCGCTTCACAGCCGTTGGCACATAAGTTTTGGCCTTTGATCTTGATCTGTTGCATTGGGAATTGCCAGTAGCCCTTACGATCAACTGGTAAATAGATGAATTCACCCTTATAATGAGCTGGGTCTGAGCCCCCGAATATAATTTCACCTCCAACTGGAGCGCTTGCATTTCtaaaaatatttaaaagtttATGGGTATAACCTTTTAAAGGTATAGTTACATCTACAGACTCTTTACTGTATATGATGTTAACTTGCCGTCGTAAATTCAAAAAGTTATCATACTTTCTATTTTTACATACCTATTCAAGTAGAAAGAAAATACTGGCTGCTCCACCAAACCTTGAGACACCATATTGTCGAAAACAGGTGGTACGCCATCCACCGAAATCGAACTGTAGGCCAATCCTAGAATACCGTCAAATTTAGCTGCCACAAAAGTGAGTCCTGGTTCATTTATAGCTTCAGCAAATGTTTGATCTTGTACCTTTACCCCGCCCACCTATAAACCATCAAAACTgaagatatgaaaataaaatttcatcgTGGATACTTACAGCAACAACATCGGTAGATAAGAACCCACTCAAACTTCCAGTACCATACTGTATAGCAAATGAGGTTCCATTCTTTTTGTATGTGGTTGAGGTTTTAGAATTGTATTTATTATGGAGTACTGAAATACAAACATATTACCACTATTTCAGATGACAGGTCAATTTTATTGTTTCTAAGTGAAAAAGCATATAAAAACTCTTATGAGCTATAATTATACTTACAGCAAGCTATATTTGTGTAGGAGCATTGTTTTGAAGGAACCCATAGATTCGAGGAGCCAGTATCAAATATTACTTTGAAATTCTGCGGTGGGCTACCAATTGTGATCGGTCCATAATATTGAGCCTGTGAAACAATTACCCTCAATAAAAACCTAACTTTTAAAAATACCAACTCACATCTAGATAATTAGTCAGCACTTCTGGAATAGGATCTGCACCATACTTCAGAGAAACCCTTCTAACAGCAGTTCCAACATCGGTCAATGTTTTTCGTACAGATTTGAATTTGTACAAAGGTACCCTAGCTAATTCACAATTAAGCCCAATAATGAGACACCCCAGTATTAGGAGCTGACTCTTCATCTTTCAACAATCAACTTTACTGTACCGGGAATAATTGATCAACTGAAAATGTAACAAAGAACATCACAATGACAAATCTAAACGAACTTGTACGAAATGTTGATTCAGTAATCACCAAAAATAATGAGTCATAATATTTATAGAACCTTTGACTCCAGATATGGCGAACGTTATGAAGTTATTGCTTTGTTATTTTTATACACAATAATAAGGACTATATATACTTACTTCACTTTTGGTTCTCAACGAAATCACAACACGAAAACATTAAGTTCAATCAATAACAGCTGACCGGTTTTTATAATCCAATGTTGCGACAACACTGTTGCCATGTATAGTTAAATTGtggttaaatttttcaattaataataaCGGTCAGAATCTCTTGTCCGAAAAACAAGGAATATACTGGGATGAAATCAACTTTTGCGCgcttgttcaaattcataaccTAATCGGTCACCCATGCAGGTACTCAACTGGACCAGCGCTGCTTGGCcgccagaaaaaaattgaatattttggaaaatattaaaTTAAACTAGACTTTGGGCCTGAATTTATGTTCTGAAGGCTCTTGCAAAAATTTGAACTTgttaatattaaaatttgattgattgatagTGAAGAAATATTCCAACTTATATCACTCTAATTAAAACTGAAGGAGATTAGTTAACCGCAGATTTTTAAGTATGAGACAGGGATAAACATAATGAAATATGATAAAAACTCGTAGATCATCTGCTGAGGACCGCGGCATGTCAATCTAATTTCTTGCTTGATACAACAACCGACAGCCGGACAGCCTGTATCTCAATAATCGGGGGACGCAAAAGATCTTCATATAACAATATTTCATAGTCAATAcctaaatctgaagattttccAGAAGCCATAACAATTCTTTCAATATTCTTTGAGACAAATGAATTAATATCTTCAGAACTTTGAGGTTTGGGATAGTGAAGATTGAATAAACCGTATTTAAAATTATGTGCAATTGTTTTTTCCCTCCGTCAAGTAAATAATGGCATTTAACGTACCTACTAATTTAAttttcgactatttttgaaataaagtATTTCTTGTCCACAAACACATATGATGCGGCATGATTTGATAGTGGCGATTGAGTATTTTCGTTAATTTAcgattaaaaataaaatcataataAATGACTGATGATAACGGTCATTTGATGTttccaaattaattttttacgaaatgcGCTAAATTTTATGAGTGATTGAATATTATAAGTTCATAATAATCAAGAATGTAAGTGACATCATTCACAGTCTTTCAAATCTACATGGAATTCTGATTAGCTGGAGGAATTGGCAAGTTCGGCGACATAGACAAGGGCAGCAAACATGTGAGTACTTGCTCTCATAAAAGAGAGATCGacgaaaaaatgcaaaaaactgttgtctcgcctgcttgcaACCCTTATTGCAGGCACAGAGTTGTCTCTGGCTACAGTGTTTCGTTCTTGGTGCTTAAATGACTATTTTCCATTTTACCCCTCACTTCAACTGAATTGTTGCCATTATTCAATTTCAGTGATGAACATTTCTTTCATGCTTCACGATATAATGTCCAGCTGTCAATAAAATGACAGCTAAGTGAATTTTTGAAAACGTAACCATACAACtcgatggaaatttttcaacttGTTAAAAGGTTGCTTTCCATTGAACAGGCCGTTTTTGAAGCTCCAACACTTGGTAAGATGATGAATAATAGAAAGAAAACCTCGAAACTAACTCTTTATTTGCCACCTCTTTTTACAAGTTTGTACCAAGACCGCTCTGATCGAGCagaaacatattattattattcaattaaTTGGCATTCACAACAGACTATTCGAAAAATCGTTTTGTCTTCTTATAAAAAAAGCATTACAAAATTAGTCAATTAGTATTCCACATATCTGATATGAACACATTTAGAAACCAGTTTGGTTAGTCAATGAGGTTAAATGGCAGAGCTGGCTTCTCATAGAAGAGATAGACAGAGATTCACCACAATGTACAATCAACGAATCGTAAACCTCCTACAGGACGAAACAACTGTTTTTACATCTTATTGATACTATAAGGTTTCCACAACACACGACTTATTGTACTGAAATGTTTATTGTTGGACCGTACGGGTTGGCACCCCGGAATCGGCTCTCAACATTCAAAGAACCAATTTATCGGTCCAGGGTGCAAACTCATACCATCGAATATCCATTAGTCCAAGAAGTAGTTAAAATTAAGTACATAAACGCACCTCTAAAATTCGACACCCTGGAGATTATTAAAACTGAACTAATTAAAAATATTAACATCAACCATTCCTCAATCCGAGGAAAATTCAAGTGTCCATGTACTAAAATAAATGCAATTTCCTAGAAATAGAGTGGTGAGCATGTTGAAAAACATGTAGGATTTTAAGATAGGGCTGCCAGATGAAAGATTAGTACCCTACTATTATACAACAAAGTAAAACTTAAACACTAAATTTTGGGATTAGGGCAAGGAAGTCCCCCTTATGCCGCTACCTCAGCAGCGTCACCGTTAGATTCTGCTTCCGCTGGAGCTTCTTCGATCTTTGCCTTCTTTTCGGGGACAACATCTTCGGCTTTCGCCTCTTCTTTAGCATCACCTCCTGTCGATTTCCTCTTGATCGCACAGGCTttatctaaaaaaaaaagagaaaacatatttcaataaataaacttAAAATCTACTACAAATGTGGTACTCAAAATATGAAAAACGAAATTCTATATTTACCACTTTCGTCATGGCCGTTCTTTTCATCCTCTTTGGCATCCTTGTCATCCTTCTCTTCTGATCCATTTTCAGCTTCACCATTAGCTTCAACGGCCTTCTCCTTCTCAGGAGTGGCTTCTTCGGCCTTGGTTTTCTCAACCTTCTCTTCGACGGTGGTTTCTACCTCTCTGGAAGATAAACAATACCGTTTAGGTGCCGAAAagaatcaaatcggaaaaagttTTCTAGCTTTCAGAAATGTGACCAAATTTCTTAACTGACTTAGATGTAACAAGCATTTATCAAGACCCCAAGATCAGTTAGCAGGTCATCAGTATCATATTAATTCAAGAAATGTCagaagtgtttctttagacAGGATTACAAGGGAATCAAGCCTATTGCATCacttctacttgatttgcttcCTTTCACGTCCACCTACTTATAAAACAGTAAGTTGCTACTTTAAGGAAGCACAATCTTCAACATAATTTTACTGATGTTTACAGCCGCTATTCgaatttcgaatatttatttACACGTCAACATAGTAACTCGTCGATACAGACATTTTTCCATGTTGAAAGCGTTTCTTTAGATAGGTTTATAGAAAAATCCAATCTATTGCATCACTCAACTTTTATCTACTTCTTCACACATCAACATACTTATGGTTCTGTATGCTGTTACTTTGAAGAAGCACTTAATTGAATAATcctttcattatttttgtttgtATAGTTCTTGTGCTGTTGATTACCCAAATACATTACTTATTCCAGAAATGTGTTCATGTtgaaagtgtttctttagatAGGTCTATAGAAGAATCCAATCTATTGCATCACTCAACTTTTATTTACTTCTTCACACATCAACATACTTATAGATCGGTATGCTGTTACTTTGAAGAAGCATTTAATTGAATAatcttttcattatttttgtttgtATAGTTCTTGTG
The window above is part of the Coccinella septempunctata chromosome 8, icCocSept1.1, whole genome shotgun sequence genome. Proteins encoded here:
- the LOC123319470 gene encoding beta-N-acetylhexosaminidase-like; translated protein: MADKDSQVKEVETTVEEKVEKTKAEEATPEKEKAVEANGEAENGSEEKDDKDAKEDEKNGHDESDKACAIKRKSTGGDAKEEAKAEDVVPEKKAKIEEAPAEAESNGDAAEVAA